One part of the Populus alba chromosome 18, ASM523922v2, whole genome shotgun sequence genome encodes these proteins:
- the LOC118056698 gene encoding LOW QUALITY PROTEIN: auxin response factor 19-like (The sequence of the model RefSeq protein was modified relative to this genomic sequence to represent the inferred CDS: deleted 1 base in 1 codon): protein MKVPSNGFLPNSAEGERKSINSELWHACAGPLVSLPPVGSLVVYFPQGHSEQVAASMQKETDFVPSYPNLTSKLICMLHNVTLHADVETDEVYAQMTLQPVSKYDKEALLASDLGLKQSRQPTEFFCKTLTASDTSTHGGFFVPRRAAEKIFPPLDFSMQPPAQELVARDLHDNTWTFRHIYRGQPKRHLLTTGWSVFVSTKRIFTGDSVLFIRDEKSQLLLGIRHANRQQPALSSSLISSDSMHIGILAAAAHAAANNSPFTIFYNPSASPSEFVIPFSKYNKAMYTQGSLGMRFRMMFTTEESGVRRYMGTITGISDLDPVRWKNSQWRNLQVGWDESTASERPNRVSIWEIEPVVTPFYICPPPFFRPKIPKQPGMPNDESDTENAFKRVMPWLGDEFGKKDAASSIFPGLSLVQWMSMQQNNQFPAAQSGFFPPMVPSNDLQKNLSTDDPSNFLNFQAPGLSAPSIRFNKTNSENQVGQLPRPPMAWTQQQQQEQHNEHQHQPQQQPQLQPQQLPPQWQRLQQLQQQIFQPPALNDGVVSPNQIPNQNFQKPFVYSQQQQQQQQLLASNIQSQSIPSNKSSYQLTSLPQDSQFHQQMEQQSNFSHRQQTQLQQSPLLLQQNPSQRVQPQPHQQIQQLSQPDNSEQQLHLQLLQNLQQQQELLSPESLLLQSQKLQQLQQTHQQNQQLNQSPLTQNQQPLGSNSFSTAAALMQTQSFPMNQLQGMQNATMAVRYHSSITDGEAPSCSTSPSTNNWQISPLNFLNRNQQAPAMLMGDSATEPASNLVQELQSKSEIRIKNEFPSLKGLDQLKYKGAVTDQLEASSSGTSYCLDAGTIQQNFSVPTFGLDGDVQSHPASNNDAFAPDTLLSREYDSQKDLQNLLVNYGDTAQDINMELSTAAISAQSFGVSNIHSKPGGSNDIAINDTGILNNGVWTNQNQRMRTYTKVQKRGSVGRSIDITCHKGYDELRHDLAQMFGIEGQLEDPQSSDWKLVYVDRENDILLVGDDPWEEFMSCVQSIKILSSAEVQQMSLDGDLGNVPVPNQACSGSDSGNVWRGQYDDNSAASFNR from the exons ATGAAGGTTCCTTCAAATGGGTTCTTGCCAAATTCTGCAGAAG GAGAAAGAAAGAGTATCAATTCAGAGTTGTGGCATGCTTGTGCTGGGCCACTGGTTTCCTTGCCTCCAGTTGGAAGCCTTGTAGTTTACTTCCCTCAAGGTCACAGTGAGCAG GTTGCAGCTTCAATGCAAAAGGAGACTGATTTCGTACCAAGTTACCCCAACCTTACTTCCAAGCTGATTTGCATGCTTCATAATGTCACATTGCAT GCTGATGTGGAAACTGACGAGGTCTATGCACAAATGACCCTTCAACCAGTAAGCAAA TATGACAAGGAAGCATTACTGGCATCTGACCTGGGGCTAAAGCAAAGCAGGCAACCTACAGAGTTCTTCTGCAAAACTCTTACAGCTAGTGACACAAGTACTCATGGTGGATTTTTTGTACCTCGTCGAGCAGCTGAGAAGATTTTCCCCCCTCTA GACTTTTCAATGCAACCACCTGCTCAAGAGCTGGTAGCCAGAGACTTGCATGATAATACATGGACATTTAGGCATATTTATCGAG GGCAACCCAAAAGGCACCTGCTCACTACAGGCTGGAGTGTCTTTGTCAGCACAAAAAGAATTTTCACAGGTGATTCCGTTCTATTCATAAG AGATGAAAAATCACAGCTTCTCTTGGGTATAAGGCATGCTAATAGACAACAACCAGCTCTCTCTTCGTCACTCATATCCAGTGATAGTATGCATATTGGAATTCTTGCTGCTGCAGCTCATGCTGCTGCAAACAACAGCCCATTTACTATATTTTACAACCCAAG TGCAAGCCCTTCTGAGTTTGTGATCCCCTTCTCCAAGTATAATAAAGCTATGTATACGCAAGGATCACTTGGCATGAGATTTAGAATGATGTTTACGACTGAAGAGTCAGGAGTGCGTAGATACATGGGTACAATCACTGGAATCAGTGATTTGGATCCAGTGCGCTGGAAAAATTCACAGTGGCGCAATCTTCAG GTTGGGTGGGATGAATCAACTGCCAGTGAACGGCCAAACAGAGTTTCGATTTGGGAGATTGAGCCTGTTGTAACTCCTTTCTACATATGTCCACCTCCATTTTTCAGACCAAAGATCCCTAAGCAGCCAGGGATGCCAA ATGACGAGTCTGATACAGAGAATGCTTTTAAAAGAGTTATGCCTTGGCTTGGAGATGAATTTGGCAAGAAGGATGCCGCAAGCTCAATCTTTCCTGGTTTGAGCTTAGTTCAATGGATGAGCATGCAGCAAAATAATCAGTTTCCAGCTGCTCAATCAGGATTCTTCCCACCAATGGTTCCTTCCAATGACCTGCAGAAAAACCTTAGCACTGATGATCCatcaaattttttgaattttcaagctCCTGGCCTATCTGCTCCAAGCATAcgatttaacaaaacaaattcaGAAAACCAAGTCGGTCAGTTACCTCGGCCACCAATGGCATGGACTCAACAACAGCAG CAAGAGCAACATAATGAGCATCAGCATCAACCACAGCAACAGCCACAGCTGCAGCCACAACAACTGCCACCACAATGGCAACGGCTTCAACAGCTGCAGCAGCAGATTTTCCAACCACCTGCCTTAAATGACGGTGTGGTTTCCCCTAATCAGATCCCAAATCAGAATTTTCAGAAACCGTTTGTATACtcccagcagcagcagcaacaacagcaGTTACTGGCAAGCAATATCCAATCCCAAAGCATCCCTTCTAATAAAAGTTCATATCAGCTGACCTCTTTACCACAAGACTCGCAGTTTCATCAACAAATGGAGCAGCAATCTAACTTCTCTCACAGACAACAGACACAGTTGCAACAGTCCCCACTCCTGTTACAACAAAACCCATCACAGAGGGTGCAGCCACAGCCACATCAACAAATACAGCAACTATCACAGCCTGACAACTCTGAGCAACAGCTTCACTTACAGTTGCTACAGAACTTACAGCAGCAGCAGGAGCTGCTTTCCCCTGAAAGCTTACTtctgcagtctcagaagctaCAGCAGCTGCAGCAGACCCATCAGCAAAACCAGCAACTTAATCAGTCACCTCTGACACAGAATCAGCAGCCACTTGGCAGCAACAGCTTCTCAACAGCAGCAGCACTCATGCAAACACAATCTTTTCCTATGAACCAGCTCCAAGGCATGCAGAACGCAACCATGGCAGTTAGATACCATTCAAGTATTACAGATGGAGAAGCGCCATCTTGTTCAACCTCACCTTCTACTAATAATTGGCAGATTTCTCCACTAAATTTCCTGAACAGAAACCAACAAGCTCCAGCCATGTTGATGGGTGATTCAGCTACTGAGCCTGCAAGTAATCTTGTTCAGGAACTCCAAAGCAAGTCTGAAATTCGCATCAAGAATGAGTTTCCCAGCTTGAAAGGTCTAGACCAACTAAAATATAAAGGTGCTGTGACTGATCAATTGGAAGCTTCGTCTTCTGGAACATCGTATTGCCTAGATGCTGGTACCATCCAGCAGAATTTCTCAGTCCCAACCTTTGGCTTGGATGGCGATGTCCAATCACATCCTGCATCTAATAACGATGCATTTGCACCTGATACTCTATTATCAAGGGAATATGACTCTCAAAAGGATCTTCAGAACTTGCTCGTTAATTATGGTGATACCGCACAAGATATCAACATGGAGTTGTCCACTGCTGCAATTAGCGCTCAGTCATTTGGTGTATCAAACATACATTCCAAGCCTGGTGGTTCAAACGACATTGCCATCAATGATACTGGGATTTTGAACAATGGAGTCTGGACCAACCAGAATCAACGAATGCGTACATATACAAAG GTCCAAAAGCGTGGCTCAGTTGGAAGATCTATTGACATCACCTGTCATAAAGGTTATGACGAGCTTAGACATGATCTGGCCCAAATGTTTGGCATTGAAGGGCAACTAGAAGATCCACAAAGTTCAGATTGGAAACTGGTATATGTTGATCGCGAAAATGACATATTACTTGTTGGTGACGATCCCTGGGA GGAGTTCATGAGCTGTGTTCAGAGCATAAAAATACTGTCATCTGCTGAAGTGCAACAGATGAGCTTGGATGGAGATCTCGGTAATGTGCCAGTTCCCAATCAAGCTTGTAGTGGCAGTGACAGTGGGAATGTCTGGAGG GGGCAGTATGATGATAATTCAGCCGCCTCGTTTAACAGATAA
- the LOC118056697 gene encoding 20 kDa chaperonin, chloroplastic — MATAQLTAFSISVSARNLSSFEGLRASSVKFASFKPLVGVGLPLSRRSFQGLVVKAATVVAPKYTSITPLGDRVMVKIKTVEEKTESGILLPSSAQSKPQGGEVVAVGEGKTIGKAKLDISVKTGTQVVYSKYAGTEVEFDGSSHLILKEDDIVGILETDDIKDLKPLNDRVFIKVAEAEEKTAGGLLLTEATKEKPSIGTVIAVGPGPLDEEGNRKALSVSPGNTVLYSKYAGNDFKGSDGSNYIALRASDVMAILS, encoded by the exons ATGGCAACAGCACAGTTGACAGCATTCTCAATTTCGGTTTCAGCAAGGAACTTGTCTTCCTTTGAAGGATTAAGAGCTTCAAGTGTCAAGTTTGCTTCATTTAAACCACTTGTTGGTGTTGGTCTTCCTCTCTCTCGACGCTCTTTTCAGGGCTTGGTCGTTAAAGCTGCCACTGTTGTCGCTCCCaag TACACTTCCATTACGCCTTTGGGTGACAGGGTGATGGTGAAGATCAAGACTGTTGAGGAGAAGACTGAGAGTGGCATCTTACTTCCATCTTCTGCTCAAAGCAAGCCTCAAGGTGGTGAGGTGGTTGCTGTTGGAGAAGGGAAGACTATTGGAAAGGCAAAGCTGGACATTTCTGTTAAG acTGGCACCCAGGTTGTGTATTCCAAGTATGCTGGGACTGAGGTGGAGTTTGATGGTTCAAGTCACCTTATACTGAAGGAGGATGATATTGTTGGCATCCTTGAGACAGATGATATCAAGGATCTTAAGCCTCTGAATGATAGAGTATTCATAAAG GTTGCCGAGGCAGAGGAGAAAACTGCTGGAGGCTTGTTGCTAACAGAGGCCACTAAAGAGAAACCTTCTATTGGCACG GTGATAGCAGTTGGACCTGGACCACTTGATGAGGAAGGTAACAGGAAGGCACTATCCGTGTCCCCAGGAAACACAGTTTTGTACTCCAAGTATGCAGGGAATGACTTCAAAGGGAGTGATGGTTCCAACTACATCGCTTTGAGAGCTTCCGATGTAATGGCTATACTCTCTTAG